The following are encoded in a window of Nitrospirota bacterium genomic DNA:
- a CDS encoding efflux transporter outer membrane subunit: MIWQVVIVAIAILLSGCTLGPDYRRQTIDTPDAWPTPATATSVPAEWWRGYQDPALDAMIREALSHNADLRLAIARVDEARASLGVARADQWPGVSANASASRNRASEDSALALPGVDPIYNNVRATLDASYEIDFWGKYRRATEAARAELLATQFNRDAVRLALIADVSRGYFNLRALDAQVAITKRTVSTRLASLSLQRERFAAGVASELELRQVEADAAAAQALLPVLETQLARQETALSVLLGRSPREIVGSTPERGAAIEALTVPPAVPAGLPSDLLEHRPDLQQAEQQLIAANARIGQAKAAYFPSITLTGFLGGESTKLADLFSAPARIWQVSGSAAQTVFDAGRTGSLVKAAKAREQQALAQYQSAIQNAFRDTLDALVAQRKARETLDAEQARVAALQSALDLARLRYQNGVSSQLDVLDAERGLLAAELNRVEAQRAQLAATADLFKALGGGWESDAPLERRAASSVGAGG, encoded by the coding sequence ATGATCTGGCAAGTGGTTATTGTGGCGATTGCCATTCTGCTCTCGGGCTGCACGCTCGGGCCGGATTACCGCAGGCAGACGATCGACACGCCGGATGCGTGGCCCACGCCGGCGACCGCAACGTCCGTGCCGGCGGAGTGGTGGCGCGGATATCAGGATCCGGCGCTCGACGCCATGATCCGGGAAGCGCTTAGTCACAACGCAGACCTGCGGCTCGCGATCGCACGGGTGGACGAGGCGCGCGCGAGTCTGGGCGTGGCGCGAGCCGACCAGTGGCCTGGGGTCTCGGCCAACGCGTCCGCGTCGAGAAACCGGGCGAGCGAAGACAGTGCGTTGGCGCTGCCGGGCGTGGACCCGATTTATAACAACGTGCGCGCCACGTTGGACGCGTCGTACGAAATCGACTTCTGGGGCAAATACCGGCGCGCCACCGAAGCCGCGCGGGCCGAGCTGTTGGCGACGCAATTCAATCGCGACGCGGTGAGGCTGGCGCTGATCGCCGACGTGTCTCGCGGCTATTTCAATCTCCGGGCGCTCGATGCGCAGGTGGCCATCACCAAGCGCACGGTCTCGACCCGGTTGGCGTCGCTGTCCCTGCAACGCGAGCGGTTCGCGGCCGGGGTGGCGTCCGAGCTCGAACTGCGGCAGGTGGAAGCCGATGCCGCGGCAGCGCAGGCGTTGCTGCCCGTGCTCGAAACCCAACTCGCGCGACAGGAAACCGCGCTCTCGGTGTTGCTGGGCCGCAGCCCGCGCGAGATCGTGGGTTCGACGCCCGAGCGGGGCGCCGCGATCGAGGCGCTCACGGTGCCGCCCGCGGTGCCCGCGGGGTTGCCGTCGGATCTGTTGGAGCACCGGCCGGACCTGCAACAGGCGGAGCAGCAGTTGATCGCGGCCAACGCGCGGATCGGCCAAGCCAAGGCCGCGTATTTCCCGTCCATCACCCTGACGGGTTTTCTCGGCGGTGAGAGCACCAAGCTCGCGGATCTGTTCAGCGCGCCTGCGCGGATCTGGCAGGTCTCGGGATCAGCGGCTCAAACCGTGTTCGACGCGGGCCGGACGGGTTCGCTGGTGAAGGCGGCGAAAGCGCGGGAACAGCAAGCGCTGGCCCAGTACCAGTCCGCGATCCAGAACGCGTTCCGCGACACCCTCGACGCGCTGGTGGCGCAGCGCAAGGCGCGCGAGACATTGGACGCCGAGCAGGCGCGGGTCGCCGCGCTCCAAAGCGCGCTCGACTTGGCGCGGCTGCGTTATCAGAACGGCGTGTCCAGCCAGCTCGACGTGCTGGATGCGGAGCGCGGGTTGCTGGCCGCGGAGCTCAATCGAGTCGAGGCCCAGCGTGCGCAACTCGCCGCCACCGCGGATCTGTTCAAGGCGTTGGGCGGCGGGTGGGAGAGTGACGCGCCATTGGAACGACGGGCAGCATCTTCGGTGGGTGCGGGTGGTTGA
- a CDS encoding DUF2917 domain-containing protein: protein MVDRVSARPSTGSSGSGVVVRLESDQVWTRRVQRGSDLTVTCLRGQVWMTREGDSRDHFLRVEDTYTSREPGLVCVQAMAPSQLFVKWKG from the coding sequence GTGGTTGACCGCGTGTCGGCTCGCCCGTCTACCGGATCGTCCGGCTCCGGCGTGGTCGTGCGCCTCGAGTCCGACCAGGTCTGGACGCGTCGGGTACAGCGGGGTTCCGATCTCACTGTAACCTGCTTGCGCGGTCAGGTGTGGATGACCCGCGAGGGAGACTCTCGGGACCACTTTCTGCGCGTCGAGGACACGTATACCAGTCGCGAACCCGGGCTGGTGTGTGTGCAGGCCATGGCTCCGTCGCAGTTGTTCGTGAAGTGGAAGGGATGA
- a CDS encoding YciI family protein — protein MQYMLMCCFEEKAWEKLSGAQRDEIMKKYGEVIQGLIKSGHLRGGGRLHATASATTVRMKSGAPVFTDGPLAETKEQFGGYHLVECKDLDEAMSIAARIPTLPVGGAIEVRPVAMTEC, from the coding sequence ATGCAGTACATGCTAATGTGCTGTTTCGAGGAGAAGGCGTGGGAGAAGTTGTCAGGCGCCCAGAGGGACGAGATCATGAAGAAGTACGGAGAGGTGATCCAGGGCCTCATCAAGAGCGGGCACCTCCGGGGCGGTGGGCGACTGCATGCAACGGCGTCAGCCACGACCGTGCGCATGAAAAGCGGCGCGCCGGTCTTCACCGACGGGCCGCTCGCAGAGACCAAAGAGCAGTTTGGCGGGTACCACCTCGTTGAATGCAAGGACCTGGATGAGGCGATGTCGATCGCGGCACGCATCCCGACGCTCCCAGTGGGCGGGGCGATCGAGGTGCGTCCTGTTGCCATGACGGAGTGCTAA
- a CDS encoding YciI family protein: protein MRFMIIVKATKESEAETRPTDFVDEKLIACMAAYHEELAKAGALLDGSGLKPSSKGWRIKYDGEKRTVVDGPFAETKELIAGYTLIQVKSREEALEWAKRFPNPAGDGKEAEIEVRELYELEDFAPSESVERFRDLELGKKK, encoded by the coding sequence ATGCGATTTATGATCATCGTCAAAGCCACCAAGGAGTCGGAAGCCGAAACGAGGCCGACTGATTTTGTCGACGAGAAGCTCATTGCCTGCATGGCCGCGTACCACGAGGAGCTGGCCAAAGCCGGCGCGCTGCTCGATGGCTCGGGGCTCAAGCCGAGCTCGAAGGGCTGGCGCATCAAGTACGACGGAGAGAAGCGCACCGTGGTCGATGGGCCCTTTGCCGAGACCAAGGAGCTCATTGCCGGCTACACCCTGATTCAGGTGAAGTCGAGGGAAGAGGCGCTCGAGTGGGCCAAACGCTTTCCCAATCCCGCGGGCGACGGCAAGGAGGCCGAGATCGAGGTTCGCGAGCTGTACGAACTGGAAGACTTCGCACCCAGCGAGTCGGTGGAGCGCTTTCGCGACCTGGAACTTGGAAAGAAGAAGTAA
- a CDS encoding YciI family protein → MKFLCLICAEKVMEQMPEAEAAKHFQEYLEFTEGIKASGHFVGANRLQPAATATTVRVRNGKVLITDGPFAETKEQFGGYYLIEAKDLNEAINVAAKIPGAQRGCVEIREVAEDPQTLALGLDAPRTNTLKQ, encoded by the coding sequence ATGAAGTTCCTGTGCCTGATCTGTGCCGAGAAGGTAATGGAGCAGATGCCCGAGGCCGAGGCGGCAAAACACTTCCAGGAATACCTCGAGTTCACCGAGGGCATCAAGGCGAGCGGCCACTTCGTCGGAGCGAATCGACTCCAGCCTGCGGCGACCGCGACCACGGTCCGTGTCCGCAACGGCAAGGTCTTGATCACTGACGGACCTTTCGCCGAGACCAAGGAACAGTTCGGAGGCTACTACCTCATCGAGGCCAAGGACCTGAACGAAGCCATCAACGTGGCCGCGAAGATTCCAGGCGCGCAACGTGGGTGTGTCGAGATTCGCGAGGTCGCGGAGGACCCGCAGACGCTCGCGCTCGGACTCGACGCTCCGCGGACGAATACCCTCAAACAATGA
- a CDS encoding VOC family protein, with protein MKNKVVMFEIPASDFKKAKKFYEAVFDWKVELWGDEGAMALTTAADKDYNPTELGGINGGFYQRKSKDDHPSFGVQTESIDQTLIAIEKAGGKVVTPKHAIGEWGFMADFADPEGNVIALWERPKH; from the coding sequence ATGAAGAACAAAGTCGTGATGTTCGAGATTCCGGCGTCCGATTTCAAAAAGGCCAAAAAGTTTTACGAGGCGGTGTTCGACTGGAAGGTTGAACTATGGGGCGACGAGGGGGCCATGGCGCTCACCACGGCCGCGGACAAGGATTACAACCCGACAGAGCTTGGAGGCATCAACGGCGGATTCTATCAACGCAAGTCCAAAGACGACCACCCCTCGTTCGGCGTGCAGACCGAGTCCATCGACCAGACGTTAATAGCCATCGAGAAAGCCGGAGGGAAGGTCGTCACGCCGAAACACGCGATCGGCGAGTGGGGGTTCATGGCGGACTTTGCGGATCCGGAAGGTAACGTCATCGCGCTCTGGGAACGGCCGAAACACTAG
- a CDS encoding DUF1428 domain-containing protein — protein sequence MRYVDGFVLPLPKKNLKVYRRIAQKAGEVWRKHGALDYKECVGDDLNVKMGLPFPRLVKPKPGETVVFAYIVFRSRAHRDRVNAKVMKDPLMNDPALKNMPMPFDMKRMAYGGFKVLVDA from the coding sequence ATGCGATATGTGGATGGGTTCGTCTTACCCCTGCCGAAGAAAAACCTCAAGGTGTATCGCCGCATCGCCCAGAAGGCGGGGGAAGTCTGGCGAAAGCACGGCGCCCTGGACTACAAGGAGTGTGTGGGCGACGACCTCAACGTGAAGATGGGCCTGCCGTTCCCGCGCCTGGTCAAGCCCAAACCGGGCGAGACCGTGGTCTTTGCCTACATCGTGTTCAGGTCACGCGCGCACCGCGATCGCGTCAACGCCAAGGTGATGAAGGACCCGCTCATGAATGATCCCGCGCTCAAGAACATGCCCATGCCGTTTGACATGAAGCGCATGGCCTACGGCGGGTTCAAGGTCCTGGTCGACGCCTGA
- a CDS encoding antibiotic biosynthesis monooxygenase: MTADASPHIYRVDKFVVPKAARQEFLGRVRSTHQLLKAQPGFVQDVVLEQSSGPGRFNFVTLVEWQSQSAMDAAKAVVTAAHAKSGFNPQELFARLGIEADIANYTAIDT, encoded by the coding sequence ATGACGGCCGATGCATCACCGCACATTTACCGCGTCGATAAGTTCGTGGTGCCAAAGGCCGCGCGTCAGGAGTTCCTGGGCAGAGTCCGCAGCACGCACCAGCTCCTCAAGGCACAACCCGGGTTTGTTCAAGATGTCGTACTCGAACAATCATCCGGTCCGGGGAGATTCAACTTCGTCACGCTGGTCGAGTGGCAGAGTCAGTCCGCCATGGACGCGGCCAAGGCCGTGGTGACGGCCGCCCACGCGAAGAGCGGCTTCAACCCGCAAGAACTGTTCGCACGACTGGGAATCGAAGCGGATATTGCGAACTACACCGCCATCGACACCTGA
- a CDS encoding RNA polymerase sigma factor, whose protein sequence is MEDGDLRAHLERLHPDSVGWARACCARDALEAETVLQTAYVKILDHRARFDGRASFKTWVFAVIRKTALDERRRALVRRFWSAAQAGAAAPPIYASDADRAVYCDELRGLFRRALAELPSRQREALHLVFYHEMSLQEAAEVMGVSIGAVRQHYDRGKKRLRCWMELHEVDHD, encoded by the coding sequence ATGGAGGATGGAGACCTGCGCGCGCACCTGGAGCGGCTGCATCCCGACAGCGTGGGCTGGGCTCGGGCCTGTTGCGCGCGCGACGCGCTGGAGGCGGAGACCGTGCTGCAAACGGCCTATGTGAAGATTCTGGATCATCGAGCCCGGTTTGATGGGCGTGCGTCGTTCAAGACCTGGGTGTTCGCCGTCATCCGCAAGACCGCCTTGGATGAACGCCGGCGCGCCCTGGTGCGCCGGTTCTGGTCCGCTGCACAGGCCGGGGCAGCGGCACCGCCGATTTACGCCTCGGACGCGGACCGGGCGGTGTACTGCGACGAACTCCGCGGGTTGTTCCGACGGGCGCTCGCCGAGTTACCGTCTCGCCAGCGCGAGGCCCTGCACCTGGTCTTCTATCACGAGATGAGTCTTCAGGAGGCGGCGGAGGTCATGGGCGTGTCGATTGGTGCGGTTCGCCAGCACTACGACCGTGGCAAAAAGCGGCTGCGCTGTTGGATGGAACTGCACGAGGTCGATCATGACTGA
- a CDS encoding MOSC domain-containing protein, whose protein sequence is MTGRLEAIWVKRSHRGPMDAVSRATLRAGQGIVGSADQGGRRQVTLIEYQAWDAAVEQMGVAVEPSARRANLLISGLSLANSRGRTLRVGQCKLRINGETRPCERMDEAQPGLRAALGVPWRGGAFAEVLNDAEIEVGATVGWRG, encoded by the coding sequence ATGACTGGTCGCCTCGAAGCCATCTGGGTCAAGCGCAGCCATCGCGGGCCGATGGATGCTGTGTCCCGCGCTACGCTGCGCGCGGGGCAGGGCATTGTCGGGAGCGCGGACCAGGGTGGCCGCCGGCAGGTCACGCTGATCGAGTACCAGGCGTGGGATGCGGCGGTCGAGCAGATGGGTGTGGCTGTTGAGCCCAGCGCCCGACGCGCCAATCTGCTCATCAGCGGTCTTTCGCTCGCAAACAGCCGCGGGCGTACGCTGCGGGTCGGCCAATGCAAACTCCGCATCAACGGCGAGACCCGACCGTGCGAGCGCATGGACGAGGCTCAACCCGGCTTGCGAGCCGCGCTGGGCGTGCCCTGGCGCGGCGGGGCCTTCGCCGAAGTGCTCAACGATGCCGAGATCGAGGTGGGCGCGACCGTGGGATGGCGCGGCTAA
- the msrB gene encoding peptide-methionine (R)-S-oxide reductase MsrB, whose amino-acid sequence MNRRHFLVGSGVWGLALLALGRAAISKAGESAPVTIEKIHKTDEEWKRLLTPEQYRILREEGTERKFSSPLNQEKRKGEYVCAACELPLFTSDMKYDSKTGWPSFFRTIEGRVETKLDFALILPRTEYHCARCGGHQGHVFDDGPPPTNQRWCNNGVALKFIPA is encoded by the coding sequence ATGAACCGACGACATTTTTTGGTGGGTTCGGGGGTGTGGGGACTGGCCCTGCTGGCTTTGGGACGAGCAGCCATTTCCAAAGCCGGAGAGAGCGCCCCCGTAACGATCGAGAAGATCCACAAGACGGACGAGGAATGGAAGCGGCTCCTCACGCCTGAGCAGTACCGCATCCTGCGCGAGGAAGGGACTGAGAGAAAGTTTTCGAGTCCGCTCAACCAGGAAAAGCGCAAGGGCGAATACGTCTGCGCCGCGTGCGAGCTGCCGCTGTTTACCTCGGACATGAAATACGACAGCAAGACCGGATGGCCCAGCTTCTTTCGAACGATCGAGGGGCGGGTCGAGACCAAACTCGACTTCGCGCTCATCTTGCCGCGAACCGAGTATCACTGCGCGCGGTGCGGAGGCCACCAGGGCCACGTCTTCGACGACGGGCCTCCGCCGACAAATCAGCGATGGTGCAACAATGGGGTGGCCCTGAAGTTTATCCCCGCGTGA
- the msrA gene encoding peptide-methionine (S)-S-oxide reductase MsrA codes for MRFLLSITLLAIALGLFGYGSPKKDPAGSTPAPVSAADKPLATATFAGGCFWCMEPPFDKLPGVRSTVSGYTGGHVPNPTYEAVSQGTTGHVEAVQVVYDPDQISYKQLLDVFWRNVDPLSGDGQFCDRGPTYVSAIFYHDEEQRRLAEDSKKRLDGRFAQPIVTSIRPAVAFYPAEAYHQDYYQKNPIRYNFYRSRCGRDARLTTLWGTAPH; via the coding sequence ATGAGATTCTTGCTCAGCATCACGTTGCTCGCAATAGCCCTCGGGCTCTTTGGATATGGATCACCCAAGAAGGATCCTGCCGGGAGCACGCCAGCCCCCGTCTCCGCTGCCGACAAGCCGCTTGCAACCGCCACGTTCGCGGGGGGATGCTTCTGGTGCATGGAACCGCCGTTCGATAAACTTCCCGGGGTACGCTCAACCGTTTCGGGTTACACCGGAGGGCACGTGCCGAATCCGACTTATGAGGCGGTGTCGCAGGGAACGACCGGCCACGTGGAAGCGGTGCAGGTGGTCTACGACCCGGATCAGATCAGCTACAAGCAGCTCCTGGACGTGTTCTGGCGCAACGTGGATCCGCTCTCAGGCGACGGGCAATTCTGCGATCGCGGCCCGACGTACGTATCCGCCATCTTCTATCACGACGAGGAGCAGCGCCGCCTGGCCGAGGACTCCAAGAAAAGATTGGACGGACGCTTTGCCCAGCCGATCGTGACGAGCATTCGTCCGGCCGTGGCGTTTTATCCGGCCGAAGCGTACCACCAGGACTATTACCAGAAGAACCCGATCCGCTATAACTTCTACCGATCGCGGTGCGGGCGAGACGCGCGTCTTACCACGCTCTGGGGAACTGCTCCTCATTAG
- a CDS encoding TA system VapC family ribonuclease toxin, translating into MFVVDTNVLVYAADENAPDHAVYRDALEAWRRQRSAWYTTWGILYEFLRVTTHPRVLRRPWSANEAWEFVDAVLASPALGVLVETDRHVSVAGEVVQETPHLTGNLVHDAHTAILMREHGIRRIYTRDTDFHRFSFLEVVDPVQSQ; encoded by the coding sequence ATGTTCGTGGTTGACACGAACGTGTTGGTCTACGCGGCGGACGAGAACGCGCCTGATCACGCTGTCTACCGCGACGCCCTGGAGGCGTGGCGTCGGCAACGATCCGCCTGGTACACGACGTGGGGAATCCTGTACGAGTTTCTTCGCGTGACCACGCATCCCCGCGTCCTGCGGCGCCCTTGGTCAGCAAACGAGGCCTGGGAGTTCGTCGATGCGGTGCTGGCGTCTCCGGCGCTCGGCGTCTTGGTCGAGACCGACCGCCACGTCTCGGTCGCCGGTGAAGTCGTGCAGGAGACACCGCATCTGACCGGAAATCTGGTCCACGACGCGCACACCGCCATTCTCATGCGTGAGCACGGCATCCGGCGGATCTACACGCGAGACACGGATTTCCACCGGTTTTCGTTTCTGGAGGTCGTCGACCCCGTTCAGTCGCAGTAA
- a CDS encoding ribbon-helix-helix protein, CopG family, whose translation MKTTLNIDDSVMVRLKREAARQRRTMSELVETALRLLFRTQRGERPLPPLPSFRSGGHLVDIADRDALYQAMEDR comes from the coding sequence ATGAAAACGACCCTGAATATCGACGATTCGGTCATGGTCCGGCTCAAGCGGGAGGCGGCCCGGCAGCGGCGAACCATGTCCGAATTGGTCGAGACCGCGTTGCGCCTGCTCTTTCGGACACAGAGGGGCGAGCGCCCCCTTCCACCCCTGCCCTCCTTCAGGAGCGGAGGGCATCTCGTCGATATCGCCGACCGCGACGCGCTCTACCAGGCCATGGAAGACCGCTGA
- a CDS encoding sigma-70 family RNA polymerase sigma factor — MTDPRCRPEEWVEQHGDYLYRFALSRLRDAKTAEEVLQETFVAALQSLDRFEGRSSERTWLAGILKHKILDHFRRSGREAGLPDRDEPGDVHPEWFDEDGHWKLDENSPAEWGDPDRTLEQARFWEAMGRCLGELPSRTARAFTLREIEAEETDAICKELAITPTNLWVMLHRARLHLRRCLELHWIGRAT; from the coding sequence ATGACCGACCCTCGGTGCCGGCCCGAAGAATGGGTGGAGCAACACGGCGACTATCTCTATCGCTTCGCCCTCTCGCGACTGCGCGACGCCAAGACCGCCGAGGAGGTGCTGCAGGAGACCTTTGTCGCGGCGCTCCAGTCCCTCGATCGCTTTGAAGGCCGCTCCTCCGAACGGACCTGGCTGGCGGGCATCCTCAAGCACAAGATCCTGGACCATTTCCGGCGCAGCGGCCGCGAGGCGGGGCTCCCAGACCGGGACGAGCCGGGCGACGTCCATCCCGAGTGGTTCGACGAGGACGGCCATTGGAAGCTGGACGAGAATTCGCCGGCCGAGTGGGGTGATCCCGACCGCACGCTGGAACAGGCCCGCTTCTGGGAAGCGATGGGCCGTTGTCTCGGCGAACTGCCGTCCCGGACCGCCCGCGCCTTCACGCTCCGGGAGATCGAGGCGGAGGAGACCGACGCGATCTGTAAGGAATTGGCGATCACGCCGACCAACCTCTGGGTGATGCTCCACCGCGCACGGCTGCATCTGCGCCGATGCCTGGAGCTGCATTGGATCGGACGAGCGACCTAA
- a CDS encoding zf-HC2 domain-containing protein, translating to MRPVWLKNWLIRNTPSCQEVVRMLSDAMDRPIPLRRRIAVRLHFLICTWCVRYHRQIGLLRTALRSTEPGPPAASAPDSPGARLSDEARERLKRLTRQNPS from the coding sequence ATGCGACCGGTGTGGCTCAAAAACTGGCTGATTCGAAACACCCCGTCCTGCCAGGAGGTGGTCCGCATGCTTTCGGATGCGATGGACCGGCCGATCCCCCTCCGCCGCAGGATCGCGGTGCGGCTGCACTTCCTGATCTGTACCTGGTGTGTGCGCTATCACAGACAGATCGGGCTGCTCCGGACCGCGCTCCGCAGCACGGAACCCGGTCCTCCGGCGGCGAGCGCTCCGGACAGCCCCGGCGCCCGGCTCTCGGACGAGGCCCGGGAACGCCTGAAGCGTCTGACCCGTCAAAACCCCTCCTGA